One window of the Natrinema sp. CBA1119 genome contains the following:
- a CDS encoding transcriptional regulator produces MVGRLDTGIDVLDRKLDGGLPPGCLVAYTAEPASQSELLLYELTAARGTLYLSTERSDDAVRHAIESSPSSVGSPTVRHVTSDDPLEEATRLIGALPDGANLIIDTMDVLERCDPDEYIDFLNELKATMLETGSIAVLHCLKGDDEPSNRSRTIHAVDAVFDLRTMIAGTELENHLTIPKFRGGSQPTEAIKLELTEEVAIDTSRDIA; encoded by the coding sequence ATGGTCGGTCGGCTAGATACTGGAATCGACGTACTCGATCGAAAGCTCGACGGCGGACTCCCGCCGGGATGTCTCGTCGCGTACACCGCCGAGCCGGCCAGTCAGTCCGAACTCCTCCTCTACGAACTCACGGCCGCACGGGGAACCCTGTATCTGTCGACCGAACGCTCCGACGACGCCGTCCGCCACGCTATCGAGTCCTCCCCGTCGTCCGTCGGCAGCCCGACCGTCAGACACGTCACCAGCGACGATCCGCTCGAGGAGGCGACGCGACTGATCGGCGCGCTGCCCGACGGTGCCAACCTCATCATCGACACGATGGACGTCTTGGAGCGGTGTGATCCCGACGAGTACATCGATTTCCTCAACGAGCTCAAGGCCACGATGCTCGAGACGGGAAGCATCGCCGTCTTGCACTGTCTCAAAGGAGACGACGAACCGTCGAACCGATCGCGGACCATCCACGCCGTCGACGCCGTCTTCGATCTCCGAACCATGATCGCCGGCACCGAACTCGAGAACCACCTGACGATCCCGAAGTTCCGCGGCGGGAGCCAGCCGACCGAAGCGATCAAACTCGAGTTGACGGAAGAGGTCGCGATCGACACCAGCCGCGATATCGCGTAA
- the cyaB gene encoding class IV adenylate cyclase, with translation MYEVEVKVPADLEAVRDRLEALEATPRGAVVQVDTYYDAPHREFAETDEALRIRSERPEDAPDETRVTYKGPLVDDESKTRKEVETSVADRETMDAILSNLGFEPAATVRKGRERFVLEGYTVTLDSVDGIGEYVEVETDVGEETELEAALEGAYDVLERLGLDPDDQLRTSYLGLLLESEETGS, from the coding sequence ATGTACGAGGTCGAAGTGAAGGTCCCCGCCGATCTCGAGGCCGTTCGCGACCGTCTCGAGGCCCTCGAGGCGACGCCTCGCGGTGCCGTCGTCCAGGTCGACACCTACTACGACGCGCCCCACCGCGAGTTCGCCGAGACCGACGAGGCGTTGCGTATTCGCTCGGAACGACCCGAAGATGCGCCCGATGAAACCCGCGTCACCTACAAGGGGCCGCTCGTCGACGACGAGTCCAAGACCCGCAAAGAGGTTGAGACGAGCGTCGCGGACCGCGAGACGATGGACGCGATCCTATCGAACCTCGGCTTCGAACCCGCCGCGACCGTTCGCAAGGGCCGAGAGCGCTTCGTGCTCGAGGGCTACACCGTCACCCTCGATTCGGTCGACGGCATCGGCGAGTACGTTGAGGTCGAGACCGACGTCGGAGAGGAGACCGAACTCGAGGCGGCTCTCGAGGGCGCATACGACGTGCTCGAGCGACTGGGTCTCGATCCCGACGACCAGCTCAGAACCTCGTATCTCGGGCTGTTGCTCGAGTCCGAAGAAACTGGCAGTTGA
- a CDS encoding acetate--CoA ligase family protein, with the protein MGRLSALFDPETVAVVGATDREGAVGRAILENLRDEFAGEVVPVNPSRDEVLGLECYPDASSAPPIDLAVVVVPPEIVIESIRDLAEAGTENVVVITAGFAETGGEGAERERQLRALADERDLNVVGPNSLGIMATSNGMNATFGPESALEGSISFMSQSGAFITAVLDWANEQGIGFRDVVSLGNKTVLDEADFVREWGDDPDTDVIIGYLEDIGDGRDFIEAARDVTAETPIVLVKSGRTDAGAQAASSHTGAIAGSERAYEAGLEQAGVLRARSVQELFDYARALSGLPEPETDGVAVVTNAGGPGVLTTDAVGDSSLEMASFTDETIDALADAMPDEANVYNPIDAIGDADVDRFGEALEIALEDPNVGSAVVVAAPTAVLSYDDLAERVVETLEAHETPVVTCLMGGKRARDAEETLRESGVPNYFDPARAVSGLDALARFRDIRERTVDEPATFDVDRERARKILTRVKRRDDNRLGVESMDLLEAYGIPTPKGEIVDDPDRAREVAESIAGDVVLKIVSPDISHKSDIGGVKVGVADEDVYDAYEDVVARARNYQPDATIIGVQVQEMLDLESATETIVGMNRDPQFGPLLLFGLGGIFVEILEDTSVRVAPIGEGEARDMVDEIQAAPLLRGARGREPADIERVVETIQRLSQLVTDFPSILELDINPLVAGPKGVQAIDLRLTVDPDELDTEKP; encoded by the coding sequence ATGGGACGGTTATCCGCACTCTTCGATCCCGAGACCGTCGCCGTAGTCGGCGCGACCGACCGCGAGGGCGCGGTCGGCCGGGCGATCCTCGAGAACCTGCGCGACGAGTTCGCGGGCGAGGTCGTCCCGGTCAACCCGTCGCGCGACGAGGTGCTCGGGCTCGAGTGTTATCCGGACGCGTCGAGCGCCCCGCCGATCGATCTGGCGGTGGTCGTGGTCCCGCCCGAGATCGTGATCGAGTCGATCCGCGACCTCGCCGAGGCGGGCACCGAGAACGTCGTCGTCATCACCGCGGGCTTCGCGGAGACCGGCGGCGAGGGTGCCGAGCGCGAACGGCAACTCCGCGCTCTCGCCGACGAGCGCGACCTCAACGTCGTTGGCCCGAACAGTCTGGGGATCATGGCCACGTCGAACGGCATGAACGCCACGTTCGGCCCCGAGAGCGCGCTCGAGGGCTCGATCTCCTTCATGAGCCAGTCGGGTGCGTTCATCACCGCCGTCCTCGACTGGGCCAACGAACAGGGAATCGGCTTTCGGGACGTCGTCTCGCTGGGCAACAAGACCGTGCTCGACGAGGCGGACTTCGTCCGCGAGTGGGGCGACGACCCGGACACCGACGTCATCATCGGCTACCTCGAGGACATCGGTGACGGTCGGGACTTCATCGAAGCGGCCCGCGACGTCACTGCAGAGACGCCGATCGTGCTCGTCAAATCGGGCCGGACGGACGCCGGCGCGCAGGCCGCCTCCTCGCACACCGGCGCGATAGCCGGCAGCGAACGGGCCTACGAGGCGGGTCTCGAGCAGGCCGGCGTCCTGCGCGCCCGCTCGGTCCAGGAACTGTTCGACTACGCGCGGGCGCTTTCGGGGCTCCCAGAGCCCGAGACCGACGGCGTTGCGGTCGTGACTAACGCCGGCGGCCCCGGCGTCCTGACGACCGACGCCGTCGGCGACTCGTCGCTCGAGATGGCCTCCTTCACCGACGAGACGATCGACGCGCTCGCGGACGCGATGCCCGACGAGGCCAACGTCTACAACCCGATCGACGCCATCGGCGACGCCGACGTCGACAGGTTCGGCGAGGCCCTCGAGATCGCGCTCGAGGATCCGAACGTCGGCAGCGCCGTGGTCGTCGCCGCGCCGACCGCGGTCCTCTCGTACGACGACCTCGCCGAGCGAGTAGTCGAGACGCTCGAGGCCCATGAAACGCCCGTTGTCACGTGTCTTATGGGCGGGAAACGGGCGCGCGACGCCGAGGAAACGCTGCGCGAGTCTGGCGTTCCGAATTACTTCGATCCCGCTCGAGCGGTCTCGGGACTCGACGCGCTCGCTCGCTTCCGCGATATTCGCGAGCGCACGGTCGACGAGCCCGCGACGTTCGACGTCGATCGCGAACGCGCCCGCAAGATCCTGACGCGCGTCAAGCGGCGGGATGACAACCGCCTCGGCGTGGAGTCGATGGACCTGCTCGAGGCCTACGGCATCCCGACCCCGAAGGGGGAGATCGTCGACGACCCCGACCGCGCCCGCGAGGTCGCCGAATCGATCGCCGGCGACGTCGTCCTGAAGATCGTCAGTCCCGACATCTCGCACAAGTCCGACATCGGCGGCGTCAAAGTCGGCGTGGCGGACGAGGACGTTTACGACGCCTACGAGGACGTGGTCGCTCGAGCGCGAAACTACCAGCCCGACGCCACGATCATCGGCGTGCAGGTCCAGGAGATGCTCGATCTCGAGTCCGCGACCGAGACCATTGTCGGGATGAACCGCGACCCGCAGTTCGGCCCGTTGCTGCTGTTCGGGCTCGGCGGCATCTTCGTCGAGATCCTCGAGGATACCTCGGTCCGCGTCGCGCCGATCGGCGAGGGCGAGGCCCGCGACATGGTCGATGAGATTCAGGCGGCACCGCTGTTGCGGGGTGCACGCGGCCGCGAGCCCGCCGATATCGAGCGCGTCGTCGAGACGATCCAGCGACTCTCCCAGCTGGTGACGGACTTCCCGTCGATCCTCGAACTCGATATCAACCCGCTCGTGGCCGGCCCGAAGGGCGTACAGGCGATCGATCTGCGACTCACCGTCGATCCGGATGAACTCGACACGGAGAAACCATGA
- a CDS encoding PRC-barrel domain-containing protein: MDDTPQEITSLVGREVYSNNGVFVGEVEDLRLNIDSEAVTGLALANLNSELFADEARSGQGIIVPYRWVRSVGDVILINDVVERVREPDEEEDELLA, encoded by the coding sequence ATGGACGACACTCCCCAAGAAATTACGTCCCTCGTCGGCCGCGAGGTCTACTCGAACAACGGCGTCTTCGTCGGCGAAGTCGAAGATCTCCGACTGAATATCGACAGCGAAGCCGTCACCGGACTCGCACTTGCGAACCTGAACAGCGAACTGTTTGCAGACGAAGCCCGCAGCGGACAGGGAATCATCGTCCCCTACCGCTGGGTCCGCTCCGTCGGCGACGTCATTCTCATCAACGATGTCGTCGAACGCGTCCGCGAACCCGACGAAGAAGAAGACGAACTGCTGGCGTAA
- a CDS encoding peptidylprolyl isomerase, which translates to MTEDQEAELEEQADDVDEEAVEEAADEAEGLQEGDFVELEYTAYTVEDEQLVDTTDPEVAEEEGVDQEGQEFKPRTIVVGEGHIFEAVEDAIVGSEPGDSGTVTVSAEDAFGEYDPDDVQTVSAEKIDEDDRYPGANVQIEGEQGYISTIIGGRARVDFNHPLAGEDVEYEYTVTEKVDDREQQAAGLFEMYLGMEPELWIDTDEVEEEVPVEPDEDADDDDEPAEPEFETETVEKETLYLEATPQMTMNQQWMMGKQQIGQDIIDKVGVDRVIVQEVIDGMGGMGMGGMMGGMGGMGGGDIEEALEDADVDADEIVEELEGAEE; encoded by the coding sequence ATGACTGAGGATCAAGAGGCCGAGCTCGAGGAGCAGGCCGATGACGTCGACGAAGAAGCAGTCGAAGAAGCCGCCGACGAAGCCGAGGGGCTTCAAGAGGGCGACTTCGTCGAACTCGAGTACACCGCGTACACCGTCGAAGACGAACAGCTGGTCGACACGACCGACCCCGAGGTCGCCGAGGAAGAGGGCGTCGACCAGGAGGGCCAGGAGTTCAAACCGCGAACGATCGTCGTCGGCGAGGGTCACATCTTCGAGGCCGTCGAGGACGCGATCGTCGGCTCCGAACCCGGCGACTCCGGCACCGTGACCGTTTCAGCCGAGGACGCCTTCGGCGAGTACGATCCGGACGACGTCCAGACCGTCAGCGCCGAGAAGATCGACGAGGACGACCGCTACCCCGGTGCGAACGTCCAGATCGAGGGCGAACAGGGCTACATCAGCACGATCATCGGCGGCCGCGCCCGCGTCGACTTCAACCACCCGCTGGCCGGCGAGGACGTCGAGTACGAGTACACCGTCACCGAGAAGGTCGACGATCGCGAGCAGCAGGCCGCCGGCCTGTTCGAGATGTACCTCGGGATGGAGCCCGAACTCTGGATCGACACGGACGAAGTCGAGGAAGAAGTTCCCGTCGAGCCCGACGAGGACGCGGACGACGATGACGAACCCGCAGAGCCCGAGTTCGAGACCGAAACCGTCGAGAAGGAGACGCTCTACCTCGAGGCCACGCCCCAGATGACGATGAACCAGCAGTGGATGATGGGCAAACAGCAGATCGGTCAGGACATCATCGACAAGGTCGGCGTCGACCGCGTCATCGTCCAGGAAGTCATCGACGGTATGGGTGGCATGGGCATGGGCGGAATGATGGGCGGCATGGGCGGTATGGGCGGCGGCGACATCGAGGAAGCGCTCGAGGACGCCGACGTCGACGCCGACGAGATCGTCGAAGAGCTCGAAGGCGCGGAAGAGTAA
- a CDS encoding helix-turn-helix domain-containing protein → MTSIADIEIPADGTGTGELFESVPSLTCEMERVIASSGHGLWLSGPSQSEVEDALDEAGAIGNHSQISSDEDRWLYDIEFEPDTVDPFEIVLEEDGTVLSASASNGTWLLSVRVVDRESVSSLYDRLDDNDVTPTIVRLFDLAEESHSQCGLTARQYETLVAAIDHGYFEIPREVSMQELSEELGISHQALSERLRRAYRALVTSELNVTEEDTAAPAIPTN, encoded by the coding sequence ATGACATCTATCGCAGACATCGAGATTCCGGCAGACGGAACCGGAACCGGCGAGCTGTTCGAGTCCGTTCCCTCACTCACGTGCGAGATGGAGCGAGTGATCGCCTCGAGCGGCCACGGCCTCTGGCTCTCCGGCCCATCACAGTCGGAGGTCGAGGACGCACTCGACGAGGCGGGGGCGATCGGAAATCACTCCCAGATCAGTAGCGACGAGGACCGCTGGCTCTACGACATCGAGTTCGAACCCGACACCGTCGACCCCTTCGAAATCGTTCTCGAAGAGGACGGAACGGTACTGAGCGCCTCGGCGTCCAACGGCACGTGGCTGCTCAGCGTCCGCGTAGTCGACCGCGAGAGCGTCAGTTCGCTGTACGATCGTCTCGACGACAACGATGTGACGCCGACGATCGTCCGACTCTTCGATCTGGCCGAGGAAAGCCACTCCCAGTGTGGTCTGACGGCCCGCCAGTACGAGACGCTGGTCGCGGCGATCGATCACGGCTACTTCGAGATCCCGCGCGAGGTCTCGATGCAGGAACTGTCCGAGGAACTGGGAATCTCCCATCAGGCGCTTTCCGAGCGCCTGCGCCGCGCCTACCGCGCGCTCGTCACGTCCGAACTCAACGTGACCGAAGAGGACACCGCCGCACCGGCGATTCCGACGAACTGA
- the pyrI gene encoding aspartate carbamoyltransferase regulatory subunit: MSNGHDHHDGNDDHELRVSKIRDGTVIDHVHGGQALNVLAILGIDGTNGEEVSVGMNVPSDRLARKDIVKVEGRELSQDEVDVLSLIAPDATINIVRDFDVVEKHRVERPDVVESVLSCPNPGCITTGDEPVTSRFSVLEDGVRCSYCETIVRDEIASLIDT; the protein is encoded by the coding sequence ATGAGTAACGGTCACGACCACCACGACGGCAACGACGATCACGAGCTGCGGGTCAGCAAGATCCGCGACGGAACCGTTATCGATCACGTGCACGGGGGCCAGGCGCTGAACGTCCTCGCCATCCTCGGTATCGACGGCACCAACGGCGAGGAGGTTTCCGTCGGGATGAACGTCCCCTCGGATCGCCTCGCGCGCAAGGACATCGTCAAGGTCGAAGGTCGCGAACTGAGTCAGGACGAAGTCGATGTCCTCTCGCTGATCGCGCCCGACGCGACGATCAACATCGTCCGGGATTTCGACGTCGTGGAGAAACACCGCGTCGAACGACCCGACGTCGTCGAGAGCGTGCTCTCCTGTCCGAACCCCGGCTGTATCACGACCGGCGACGAGCCCGTCACCTCGCGGTTTTCGGTGCTCGAGGACGGCGTGCGCTGTTCGTACTGCGAGACGATCGTTCGCGACGAGATCGCATCGTTGATCGATACCTGA
- a CDS encoding enoyl-CoA hydratase/isomerase family protein, which translates to MKIDSDDGVLRLTFDRPDALNALTTETADELADAIEGATPETEDVIVITGAGDAFSAGGDLESLAETPGSSADAYEEVTETFGRVVEAMLECPVPIVAKVNGDAIGAGLSIVALADIAYAAADATFSCAFVRVGLLPDTGGTVMLPHIVGLRAAKKLAFTGEFFDAERAADLELVNEAVPATELDDRVAETVDGLANGPTATIGMMKQAMHENLGRSWDDALDYENLLQAQARTSGAHEEGVTAFLEDRDPEFE; encoded by the coding sequence ATGAAGATAGACAGCGACGACGGCGTGTTGCGACTGACGTTCGACCGTCCAGACGCGCTCAACGCGCTCACGACGGAGACCGCGGACGAACTGGCTGACGCGATCGAAGGGGCCACTCCGGAGACCGAGGACGTGATCGTCATCACCGGCGCGGGCGACGCCTTCAGCGCGGGTGGCGACCTCGAGTCGCTGGCGGAGACGCCCGGATCGTCTGCGGACGCCTACGAGGAGGTCACCGAGACCTTCGGCCGCGTCGTCGAGGCGATGCTCGAGTGTCCGGTCCCGATCGTCGCGAAGGTCAACGGCGACGCCATCGGCGCTGGGCTCTCGATCGTCGCGCTCGCGGATATCGCCTACGCCGCCGCCGACGCGACGTTCTCGTGTGCGTTCGTCAGGGTCGGCCTGCTCCCCGACACCGGCGGGACCGTCATGCTCCCCCACATCGTGGGACTTCGAGCCGCGAAGAAACTCGCGTTCACCGGCGAGTTCTTCGACGCCGAACGCGCGGCCGACCTCGAACTGGTTAACGAGGCGGTCCCCGCCACGGAACTCGACGACCGGGTCGCAGAGACGGTCGACGGGCTCGCGAACGGCCCCACGGCCACGATCGGGATGATGAAACAGGCGATGCACGAGAACCTGGGTCGGTCGTGGGACGACGCGCTGGATTACGAGAACTTGCTGCAGGCCCAGGCCCGGACGTCGGGCGCTCACGAGGAGGGCGTGACCGCCTTTCTCGAGGATCGGGACCCGGAGTTCGAGTAA
- a CDS encoding DHH family phosphoesterase, translating into MSTGVTISSISDYAILGCGSVGYAVAEELVEQGKDVFIVDQDESRVESLRDQDLDARTADIRESGVADLVADRDVILILASDVESNKRAVEHIRKSDGDQFIVARASDPVSGDELSELGADIVINPSTVIAESALRALESGELEYNAGKLAEIVEQTSTRLAIVTQDSPDPDSIASAAALQAIAEHLGIESDIIYLGDVGHQENRAFVNLLGIDLVQWDEIEDHSIYDTVALVDHATSGEMDLPIDIVIDHHESETENGVEPEFVDIRPNMSSTSTIMTKYIQEFDMNVSEEVATALLYGIRAETLDFKRDTTPADLTAAAYLYPFANHDTLEQVESPSMSPETLDVLAEAITNRDVQGSHLVSNAGFVRDREALTQAASHLLNLEGVTTTAVFGIADETIFLAGRSKDIRINIGKVLDDAYGEIGETAGHSTQASAEIPLGIFTGIEISEDTRETLLELTEEAVKRTLFDAMGVEGGGSEGSNGS; encoded by the coding sequence ATGAGTACGGGGGTTACGATTTCGTCGATCTCTGACTACGCTATCTTGGGCTGTGGGAGCGTGGGCTACGCCGTCGCGGAGGAACTCGTCGAACAGGGGAAGGACGTCTTCATCGTCGATCAGGACGAGAGCCGCGTCGAATCGCTCCGTGACCAGGACCTGGACGCCCGAACGGCCGACATCCGGGAATCCGGCGTCGCCGACCTCGTTGCCGACCGCGATGTCATCCTCATCCTCGCCTCGGACGTCGAGTCCAACAAGCGCGCCGTCGAACACATCCGCAAGAGTGACGGCGACCAGTTCATCGTCGCCCGCGCGAGCGACCCCGTCTCCGGCGACGAACTCTCCGAACTCGGGGCCGACATCGTCATCAACCCCTCCACGGTCATCGCCGAATCCGCCCTGCGTGCCCTCGAGTCGGGCGAACTCGAGTACAATGCGGGAAAGCTCGCGGAGATCGTCGAGCAGACGTCGACGCGGCTGGCGATCGTCACTCAGGACAGCCCGGATCCGGACTCGATCGCCAGTGCAGCGGCGCTACAGGCGATCGCCGAGCATCTCGGCATCGAATCCGATATTATCTATCTCGGGGATGTCGGCCACCAGGAGAACCGAGCGTTCGTCAATCTGCTCGGGATCGACCTCGTCCAGTGGGACGAGATCGAGGACCACTCGATCTACGACACCGTGGCCTTAGTCGATCACGCGACCTCGGGCGAGATGGACCTCCCGATCGATATCGTCATCGATCACCATGAATCCGAGACCGAGAACGGGGTCGAACCCGAGTTCGTCGACATCCGACCGAACATGTCCTCGACGTCGACGATCATGACGAAGTACATTCAGGAGTTCGACATGAACGTCTCCGAGGAGGTCGCGACGGCCTTACTCTACGGTATCCGCGCGGAGACGCTGGATTTCAAACGCGACACGACCCCCGCCGATCTGACCGCCGCCGCTTACCTCTATCCGTTCGCGAACCACGACACCCTCGAGCAAGTGGAGTCGCCGTCGATGTCCCCCGAGACGCTGGACGTGCTCGCGGAGGCCATCACGAACCGGGACGTCCAAGGGAGTCACCTCGTCTCCAACGCGGGTTTCGTTCGCGACCGCGAGGCGCTGACCCAGGCCGCCAGCCACCTGCTCAATCTCGAGGGGGTCACCACGACCGCCGTCTTCGGGATCGCCGACGAGACGATCTTCCTCGCCGGTCGCTCGAAGGACATCCGCATCAACATCGGCAAGGTGCTCGACGACGCCTACGGAGAGATCGGCGAGACGGCCGGCCACTCCACGCAAGCAAGCGCGGAGATCCCGCTGGGGATCTTCACCGGGATCGAGATCTCGGAGGACACGCGGGAGACGCTGCTCGAGTTGACCGAAGAAGCGGTCAAGCGGACGCTATTCGACGCGATGGGCGTCGAAGGAGGGGGCAGCGAGGGCTCGAACGGGAGCTGA
- the pyrB gene encoding aspartate carbamoyltransferase — protein MRHDHLITSKQLSRADIETVLDYAAEIDADPSAVADRHAGTVLGLLFFEPSTRTKMSFETAMKRLGGDIVDMGSVESSSVTKGETLADTVRVIEGYADALVLRHPKQGSATMASEFVDVPLVNAGDGAGHHPSQTLLDLYTIRENAGLDDLTIGIMGDLKYGRTVHSLAYALTNFDTRQHFISPESLQLPREVVYDLHQQQDGTGIREHDALEEVLPSLDVLYVTRIQRERFPDENEYQKVAGEYQIDAETLEAASDDLTVMHPLPRVDEIAPEIDETDHAAYFEQAHNGVPIRMALLDLLLSDDAGIRGDGDE, from the coding sequence ATGCGCCACGATCACCTCATCACGAGCAAACAACTCTCGCGGGCGGACATCGAGACCGTTCTCGACTACGCGGCCGAGATCGACGCCGACCCGTCGGCCGTCGCGGACCGTCACGCGGGGACGGTGCTCGGCCTGCTCTTCTTCGAGCCGAGCACGCGGACGAAGATGAGCTTCGAGACCGCGATGAAGCGACTCGGCGGCGACATCGTCGACATGGGCTCGGTCGAGTCCTCGAGCGTGACGAAGGGAGAGACCCTCGCCGACACCGTCCGCGTCATCGAGGGGTACGCCGACGCGCTCGTCCTGCGCCATCCCAAGCAGGGATCGGCGACGATGGCGAGCGAGTTCGTCGACGTCCCGCTGGTGAACGCGGGCGACGGCGCGGGTCACCACCCGTCTCAGACGCTACTCGATCTCTACACGATCCGGGAGAACGCCGGGCTCGACGACCTGACCATCGGCATCATGGGCGATCTGAAGTACGGTCGGACCGTCCACTCGCTGGCCTACGCGCTGACGAACTTCGATACCCGCCAGCACTTCATCAGCCCGGAGAGCCTCCAGCTACCGCGGGAGGTCGTCTACGACCTCCACCAGCAACAGGACGGGACCGGCATTCGAGAGCACGACGCCCTCGAGGAGGTCCTGCCCTCGCTGGACGTCCTCTACGTCACGCGGATCCAGCGCGAGCGCTTCCCCGACGAGAACGAGTACCAGAAGGTCGCCGGCGAGTACCAGATCGACGCCGAGACGCTCGAGGCCGCGAGCGACGATCTGACCGTGATGCATCCGCTGCCCCGGGTCGACGAGATCGCGCCCGAGATAGACGAAACCGATCACGCGGCGTACTTCGAACAGGCGCACAACGGGGTTCCGATCCGAATGGCGCTACTGGATCTCCTGTTGAGCGACGACGCGGGAATCCGAGGTGACGGCGATGAGTAA
- a CDS encoding phosphotransacetylase family protein, protein MTDTDIEPESADSDTDTDSGTDSTSPHTTAETLLVSSLEESTGKTAITLALARLARDEGDSVGYMKPKGTRLQSNVGKTLDEDPLLARELLGLEAEMHDLEPVVYSPTFIEQAIRGREDPDELRDRVREAFETLAADRDRLFVEGGGRYDVGGIVDLADPDIADLLDARVLLVAPYERPADVDDVIAAADRFGDRLAGVVFNDVSDAPYDGLETDVVPFLEGRGIPVHGVLPSERELSGVTVAELADELGASILVDDGQDGYVERFTVGAMGPDSALRHFRRTKDAAVITGGDRAEIHTAALEAPGVRCLILTGGHRPPRAIVGQASEKGVPILAVQTDTLTTVERAEDVVRSGRTRDADTVDWMQRLLSDHAAVDSILG, encoded by the coding sequence ATGACCGACACCGATATAGAACCCGAATCAGCGGACAGCGATACCGACACCGATAGCGGAACCGACAGCACGTCCCCTCACACTACCGCCGAGACGCTGCTCGTCAGCTCGCTCGAGGAGAGCACCGGCAAGACGGCCATCACGCTGGCGCTCGCCCGGCTCGCGCGGGACGAAGGGGACAGCGTCGGCTATATGAAACCGAAGGGCACCCGGCTGCAGAGCAACGTCGGGAAGACCCTCGACGAGGACCCGCTGCTCGCCCGCGAACTGCTCGGACTCGAGGCCGAGATGCACGACCTCGAGCCGGTCGTCTACTCGCCGACGTTTATCGAACAGGCGATCCGCGGGCGCGAAGATCCGGACGAGCTGCGCGACCGCGTCCGGGAGGCGTTCGAGACGCTCGCGGCCGATCGCGACCGGCTGTTCGTCGAGGGCGGCGGCCGGTACGATGTCGGCGGCATCGTCGACCTCGCGGACCCCGACATCGCCGACCTCCTCGACGCGCGCGTGCTGCTGGTCGCGCCCTACGAGCGTCCTGCGGACGTCGACGACGTCATCGCCGCCGCCGACCGGTTCGGCGACCGACTCGCCGGCGTCGTCTTCAACGACGTTTCCGACGCGCCCTACGACGGACTCGAGACGGACGTCGTCCCCTTCCTCGAGGGGCGCGGGATTCCGGTCCACGGGGTGCTCCCGAGCGAACGGGAGCTGTCGGGCGTGACGGTCGCCGAACTCGCGGACGAGCTCGGGGCGTCGATACTCGTCGATGACGGGCAGGACGGCTACGTCGAACGCTTTACCGTCGGCGCGATGGGGCCGGACAGTGCCCTGCGACACTTCCGACGGACGAAAGACGCCGCCGTCATCACCGGGGGCGACCGCGCCGAGATCCACACCGCCGCGCTCGAGGCGCCCGGCGTCCGCTGTCTCATCCTCACCGGCGGCCACCGGCCCCCGAGAGCGATCGTCGGACAGGCCAGCGAGAAGGGCGTCCCGATCCTCGCGGTGCAGACGGACACCCTCACGACGGTCGAACGCGCCGAGGACGTCGTCCGCAGCGGCCGGACTCGAGACGCCGACACCGTCGACTGGATGCAACGACTGCTATCGGATCACGCCGCCGTCGACTCGATTCTGGGGTAA